One window of Puntigrus tetrazona isolate hp1 chromosome 14, ASM1883169v1, whole genome shotgun sequence genomic DNA carries:
- the st3gal5 gene encoding lactosylceramide alpha-2,3-sialyltransferase isoform X3 → MFVRDILAQECRPSFARQRMEAERYSSTPVLEPFLDKNTHLNKEIFQYPPPFGFLDMKDKLQQILDLLPASSEERRGGRDCRRCLVIGNGGILKGLGLGALFNRFDTVIRLNSGPVRAFSADVGNRTSFRMSYPEGSPKVWDDMDSDLRFVAVIYKSVDFHWLRAMITRTSVSLWNWLFFWQDVPASLPLKASQFRLLNPEIIRETAFDLLHYPGVRARLWGTDQNVPTLGVSALNLATYLCDEVSLAGFGYNLSQKDAPLHYYDHTLMVSMLKEATHDVQTETVLLKRLVTSGVISDLTGGVHCSFCSR, encoded by the exons ATGTTTGTCCGAGACATCCTGGCCCAAGAATGCAGACCATCTTTTGCCCGACAGAGAATGGAAGCTGAACGCTACAGCTCCACACCAGTGCTAGAGCCCTTCTTGGACAAGAACACGCatctaaataaagaaatattccaATATCCCCCACCGTTTGGTTTCCTGGACATGAAGGACAAGCTTCAGCAGATCCTGGACCTCCTTCCAGCCTCTTCTGAGGAGAGACGTGGAGGAAGAGACTGTCGCCGATGTCTGGTGATTGGAAACGGAGGGATACTGAAAGGACTGGGACTCGGAGCTCTTTTTAATCGGTTCGATACCGTCATTAG GCTGAACAGCGGGCCTGTGCGAGCTTTCAGTGCAGACGTGGGGAACCGGACCTCCTTCAGGATGAGTTACCCGGAGGGCTCCCCGAAGGTCTGGGATGACATGGATTCAGATCTCAGATTTGTGGCTGTGATCTATAAGTCTGTGGACTTCCACTGGCTCCGTGCGATGATCACCAGGACGTCCGTG TCGCTGTGGAACTGGCTGTTTTTCTGGCAGGACGTGCCGGCGAGTCTCCCGCTCAAGGCCTCCCAGTTCCGCTTGTTGAATCCAGAGATTATTAGAGAGACGGCTTTCGATCTTCTCCACTATCCCGGTGTTAGAGCGCGCCTCTGGGGCACGGACCAG AATGTCCCTACTTTAGGAGTGTCTGCGCTCAATCTGGCAACGTACCTGTGTGACGAGGTGAGCTTAGCAGGCTTTGGCTACAACCTCAGCCAGAAAGACGCTCCTCTCCATTACTACGACCACACACTCATGGTGTCCATGCTGAAGGAAGCCACGCATGATGTTCAGACCGAGACGGTTCTCCTCAAGCGTCTGGTCACGTCCGGCGTTATTTCTGACCTCACGGGAGGAGTCCACTGCAGCTTCTGTTCAAGATGA
- the st3gal5 gene encoding lactosylceramide alpha-2,3-sialyltransferase isoform X1 — protein MRKRTPLVEGSRSEERIWCSSTMRKAVRQWHCQPSRKLLIPLLSLALISLVLFKLPVFHSEPKPVEVPVDPVYRKRVQMFVRDILAQECRPSFARQRMEAERYSSTPVLEPFLDKNTHLNKEIFQYPPPFGFLDMKDKLQQILDLLPASSEERRGGRDCRRCLVIGNGGILKGLGLGALFNRFDTVIRLNSGPVRAFSADVGNRTSFRMSYPEGSPKVWDDMDSDLRFVAVIYKSVDFHWLRAMITRTSVSLWNWLFFWQDVPASLPLKASQFRLLNPEIIRETAFDLLHYPGVRARLWGTDQNVPTLGVSALNLATYLCDEVSLAGFGYNLSQKDAPLHYYDHTLMVSMLKEATHDVQTETVLLKRLVTSGVISDLTGGVHCSFCSR, from the exons ATGCGGAAGCGCACGCCTCTCGTTGAAGGCAGCAGAAGTGAAGAGAGGATCTGGTGCTCATCAACCATGAGGAAAGCCGTCAGACAGTGGCACTGTCAACCCAG CAGAAAGCTGCTTATTCCTCTTCTGAGCTTGGCCCTGATTTCGTTGGTCCTCTTCAAGCTGCCTGTGTTTCACTCGGAGCCGAAGCCCGTGGAGGTTCCAGTGGACCCCGTCTATAGGAAG CGTGTCCAGATGTTTGTCCGAGACATCCTGGCCCAAGAATGCAGACCATCTTTTGCCCGACAGAGAATGGAAGCTGAACGCTACAGCTCCACACCAGTGCTAGAGCCCTTCTTGGACAAGAACACGCatctaaataaagaaatattccaATATCCCCCACCGTTTGGTTTCCTGGACATGAAGGACAAGCTTCAGCAGATCCTGGACCTCCTTCCAGCCTCTTCTGAGGAGAGACGTGGAGGAAGAGACTGTCGCCGATGTCTGGTGATTGGAAACGGAGGGATACTGAAAGGACTGGGACTCGGAGCTCTTTTTAATCGGTTCGATACCGTCATTAG GCTGAACAGCGGGCCTGTGCGAGCTTTCAGTGCAGACGTGGGGAACCGGACCTCCTTCAGGATGAGTTACCCGGAGGGCTCCCCGAAGGTCTGGGATGACATGGATTCAGATCTCAGATTTGTGGCTGTGATCTATAAGTCTGTGGACTTCCACTGGCTCCGTGCGATGATCACCAGGACGTCCGTG TCGCTGTGGAACTGGCTGTTTTTCTGGCAGGACGTGCCGGCGAGTCTCCCGCTCAAGGCCTCCCAGTTCCGCTTGTTGAATCCAGAGATTATTAGAGAGACGGCTTTCGATCTTCTCCACTATCCCGGTGTTAGAGCGCGCCTCTGGGGCACGGACCAG AATGTCCCTACTTTAGGAGTGTCTGCGCTCAATCTGGCAACGTACCTGTGTGACGAGGTGAGCTTAGCAGGCTTTGGCTACAACCTCAGCCAGAAAGACGCTCCTCTCCATTACTACGACCACACACTCATGGTGTCCATGCTGAAGGAAGCCACGCATGATGTTCAGACCGAGACGGTTCTCCTCAAGCGTCTGGTCACGTCCGGCGTTATTTCTGACCTCACGGGAGGAGTCCACTGCAGCTTCTGTTCAAGATGA
- the st3gal5 gene encoding lactosylceramide alpha-2,3-sialyltransferase isoform X2, producing MRKRTPLVEGSRSEERIWCSSTMRKAVRQWHCQPRKLLIPLLSLALISLVLFKLPVFHSEPKPVEVPVDPVYRKRVQMFVRDILAQECRPSFARQRMEAERYSSTPVLEPFLDKNTHLNKEIFQYPPPFGFLDMKDKLQQILDLLPASSEERRGGRDCRRCLVIGNGGILKGLGLGALFNRFDTVIRLNSGPVRAFSADVGNRTSFRMSYPEGSPKVWDDMDSDLRFVAVIYKSVDFHWLRAMITRTSVSLWNWLFFWQDVPASLPLKASQFRLLNPEIIRETAFDLLHYPGVRARLWGTDQNVPTLGVSALNLATYLCDEVSLAGFGYNLSQKDAPLHYYDHTLMVSMLKEATHDVQTETVLLKRLVTSGVISDLTGGVHCSFCSR from the exons ATGCGGAAGCGCACGCCTCTCGTTGAAGGCAGCAGAAGTGAAGAGAGGATCTGGTGCTCATCAACCATGAGGAAAGCCGTCAGACAGTGGCACTGTCAACCCAG AAAGCTGCTTATTCCTCTTCTGAGCTTGGCCCTGATTTCGTTGGTCCTCTTCAAGCTGCCTGTGTTTCACTCGGAGCCGAAGCCCGTGGAGGTTCCAGTGGACCCCGTCTATAGGAAG CGTGTCCAGATGTTTGTCCGAGACATCCTGGCCCAAGAATGCAGACCATCTTTTGCCCGACAGAGAATGGAAGCTGAACGCTACAGCTCCACACCAGTGCTAGAGCCCTTCTTGGACAAGAACACGCatctaaataaagaaatattccaATATCCCCCACCGTTTGGTTTCCTGGACATGAAGGACAAGCTTCAGCAGATCCTGGACCTCCTTCCAGCCTCTTCTGAGGAGAGACGTGGAGGAAGAGACTGTCGCCGATGTCTGGTGATTGGAAACGGAGGGATACTGAAAGGACTGGGACTCGGAGCTCTTTTTAATCGGTTCGATACCGTCATTAG GCTGAACAGCGGGCCTGTGCGAGCTTTCAGTGCAGACGTGGGGAACCGGACCTCCTTCAGGATGAGTTACCCGGAGGGCTCCCCGAAGGTCTGGGATGACATGGATTCAGATCTCAGATTTGTGGCTGTGATCTATAAGTCTGTGGACTTCCACTGGCTCCGTGCGATGATCACCAGGACGTCCGTG TCGCTGTGGAACTGGCTGTTTTTCTGGCAGGACGTGCCGGCGAGTCTCCCGCTCAAGGCCTCCCAGTTCCGCTTGTTGAATCCAGAGATTATTAGAGAGACGGCTTTCGATCTTCTCCACTATCCCGGTGTTAGAGCGCGCCTCTGGGGCACGGACCAG AATGTCCCTACTTTAGGAGTGTCTGCGCTCAATCTGGCAACGTACCTGTGTGACGAGGTGAGCTTAGCAGGCTTTGGCTACAACCTCAGCCAGAAAGACGCTCCTCTCCATTACTACGACCACACACTCATGGTGTCCATGCTGAAGGAAGCCACGCATGATGTTCAGACCGAGACGGTTCTCCTCAAGCGTCTGGTCACGTCCGGCGTTATTTCTGACCTCACGGGAGGAGTCCACTGCAGCTTCTGTTCAAGATGA